The Dehalobacter sp. genomic sequence ATCAGGCCGGAAGGGATCCTGGGTGCAATCAGCGAGCGTAAAATTTAATCTTAAAACAGGGTTTCCTTTTGGTATTGATTTGATTTCTTTTGAGTAAGATTTACAGCATCATATGGTAAGGAGCGTATCTTTGGTGAAAAAGATTATATTTAAATTCAGCGGAGCTGTCATCATGCTGGTATTGTTGATTATCCCGCTCCTGCTTAACAGCAATTATCTTTATGGATTACTGATTGTTATCGGCCTGTATGCGATCGTTGTCCAGGGCTTGGGAATACTGATGGGTTATGCGGGGCAGGTGTCGTTTGGTCATGCGGCGTTTTTTGGTTTAGGCGCTTATACGGCCGCGATATTAACGACGCGTTTTCATTGGCCGTCACTGTTAGCCCTTTTGGCAGCAATTCTTTTTCCCGGAATTATTGCGGTCCTAATTGGCCGACAGACCCTTAAATTGCGCGAGCTATACCTTGCCCTCGCGACGCTCGGCTTTGGGATTTTAGTCCATATAGTATTTACCGAAGGCGGAGAAATAACCGGAGGGCCGTCCGGGATCAGCGGTATTCCGCATCTGGGCATTGGCAGTCTTATTTTAAACAGTGACAGGAAATTCTATATCCTGATCTGGATCATTCTGGTCCTGATACTGCTGGGAATACGAAATTTAGTCCGTTCCAGA encodes the following:
- a CDS encoding branched-chain amino acid ABC transporter permease; amino-acid sequence: MKKIIFKFSGAVIMLVLLIIPLLLNSNYLYGLLIVIGLYAIVVQGLGILMGYAGQVSFGHAAFFGLGAYTAAILTTRFHWPSLLALLAAILFPGIIAVLIGRQTLKLRELYLALATLGFGILVHIVFTEGGEITGGPSGISGIPHLGIGSLILNSDRKFYILIWIILVLILLGIRNLVRSRTGRALCAIRESEYAAENAGIDCVKLKLQAFIFSALLTGLAGGLYAFYMTFISPSPFTFHASVQFVLMAVIGGLGTFWGPLLGAVVVVALNEILKELIPLIVPGAGGEYQIIIYGIILVALMIYRPQGLSSIGEFFQSSKKSLVQDGNEVN